A single region of the Plasmodium malariae genome assembly, chromosome: 7 genome encodes:
- the PmUG01_07034100 gene encoding glutamine synthetase, putative: MKSICFSSNADLFEYITNKTNNVEILACIISNLLGSFFKCFFYVSEISLKKLEDGFPFDASSIKLCSDTEVSDFYIKVDFSTCYTEECDDRIVLNVLCDIKKYNGSDYYKCPRTILKKTCEFMKKENIADTVCVGNEIEFFIFDKVNYNLDEYNSYMKVYDRESFSCKNDLSDIYRNSDSIINKSEPSSYKEYCRIPRNDGLINDDSKKLKKKCGYFATDPYDTSNMIKLRICRALNDLNINVQRYHHEVSTSQHEISLKYFDALKNADNLFITKQIIKTTVHAFNRTATFMPKPLVSDNGNGLHCNISLWKNNKNIFFIDDPSTFYLSKESFYFMNGIIKHARALQAFCNSTMNSYKRLVPGFETCQKLFYSFGSRSAVIRLSLINYSNSSEKRIEFRLPDYVNSPHLVIAAIILAGYDGIKSKEQPLVPFESKNEDFFISNIFANYVQNPQNFQTLTHALKDYNTFHDIKDNTDFRNFFRCNQPENICFSLAESLDALEKDHEFLTVNGIFKKEMIQEYIKFKREEIVSYNKYVSPYDYHLYYDC, from the exons ATGA AGTCTATTTGCTTCTCGAGTAACGCGGACCTTTTTGAGTACATAACCAATAAGACAAACAATGTGGAAATACTGGCTTGTATTATTAGTAACCTGCTGGgtagtttttttaaatgttttttttatgttagcgaaatatcattaaaaaaattagaagatGGTTTTCCTTTTGATGCGTCATCAATCAAATTATGCTCCGATACAGAGGTAAGTGATTTCTATATTAAAGTCGACTTTTCCACTTGTTATACTGAAGAATGTGATGATCGAATtgtattaaatgtattatgtgatattaaaaaatataatggaaGTGATTATTATAAATGCCCTAGGACAATTTTGAAGAAGACGTGtgaatttatgaaaaaagaaaatatagcTGACACTGTTTGTGTAGGAAACGAaatagaattttttatttttgataagGTGAATTATAATCTAGATgaatataattcttatatGAAAGTTTATGATAGAGAATCATTTTCATGTAAGAATGATTTATcagatatatatagaaatagtgatagtattattaataaatcaGAACCATCATCATATAAGGAATATTGCCGTATTCCTAGAAATGATGGTTTAATTAATGATgatagtaaaaaattaaaaaaaaaatgtggtTATTTTGCTACTGATCCTTATGATACATCAAATATGATTAAACTTAGAATATGCCGAGCtttaaatgatttaaatATCAATGTACAAAGATATCATCATGAAGTGTCTACAAGTCAACATgaaatatcattaaaatattttgatgcTTTAAAGAACGctgataatttatttattacaaagCAAATAATTAAAACCACTGTTCATGCTTTTAATAGAACAGCTACATTTATGCCAAAACCGCTAGTTAGTGATAATGGGAATGGTTTACATTGTAATATTTCGttatggaaaaataataaaaatattttctttattgaTGATCCAtctactttttatttatcgaaagaatctttttattttatgaatggTATTATTAAACATGCAAGAGCTTTACAAGCATTTTGTAACTCAACTATGAATTCATATAAAAGATTAGTACCTGGTTTTGAAACTTGTCAGAAATTGTTTTATTCCTTTGGATCTAGAAGTGCTGTTATAAGGTTatctttaattaattatagcAACTCATCTGAAAAAAGAATTGAATTTAGATTGCCAGACTATGTAAATTCACCACATCTAGTTATAGCTGCTATAATTTTAGCAGGATATGATGGAATTAAATCAAAAGAACAACCTTTAGTACCTTTtgaaagtaaaaatgaagaCTTCTTCATATCCAACATTTTTGCTAATTATGTTCAGAACCCTCAAAATTTTCAAACTCTCACACATGCCTTAAAAGATTATAATACGTTTCATGACATAAAGGATAATACCGATTTTCGTAATTTCTTTAGATGTAATCAACCAGagaatatatgtttttcgCTTGCAGAAAGTTTAGATGCCCTTGAAAAAGACCACGAGTTCTTGACCGTCAAtggaatttttaaaaag GAAATGATacaagaatatataaaattcaaaaGAGAAGAAATTGTCTCCTATAACAAGTATGTGTCTCCCTATGATTATCACTTATATTATGACTGTTAG